A portion of the Salmo trutta chromosome 1, fSalTru1.1, whole genome shotgun sequence genome contains these proteins:
- the LOC115196524 gene encoding interferon alpha-6-like, protein MAIQIITWMSAFLCLVQVFSMPMPCHLQGQLVRTTYDLLRDMGGHFPMECLQENVFMEFPATAFATSGGPQLSSSGAKAIYETLKNIDTLFGTDELPTMWDQQKLEYFQNIVYRQIEESKCMMSSVDTSDYPIRAEGLKTYFGNIAAVLKEKNSSYCAWEVVRKELLYTIEFILKHNSDSLLWSNRS, encoded by the exons ATGGCAATTCAGATTATCACTTGGATGAGCGCCTTCCTCTGCCTCGTGCAAGTTTTCTCGATGCCCATGCCTTGCCATCTACAAGGACAGCTGGTGCGAACAACCTACGACCTACTGAGAGACAtg GGGGGTCATTTTCCTATGGAGTGCCTGCAGGAGAATGTCTTCATGGAATTCCCAGCCACGGCATTTGCAACCTCCGGCGGGCCACAG TTGAGCAGCAGTGGTGCTAAGGCTATTTATGAGACATTGAAGAATATCGACACATTGTTTGGAACTGACGAACTGCCGACAATGTGGGACCAACAGAAGTTGGAGTATTTTCAGAACATTGTCTACCGTCAGATTGAAGAGAGCAAATGT ATGATGAGCAGTGTGGATACAAGTGATTATCCCATCAGGGCAGAGGGCCTGAAGACGTACTTTGGGAACATTGCAGCAGTCCTAAAAGAAAAG AATTCCAGTTACTGCGCCTGGGAAGTGGTTCGAAAAGAACTCCTGTACACCATAGAATTCATCCTGAAACACAACTCTGATAGCCTTCTGTGGTCCAACAGATCATGA